From the Polaribacter gangjinensis genome, the window GTAATGATTCCTTTAACTTGCGCTGAAATTATTGACGTCATCAAAAAAAATCCAAATAGAATGCTTTTTTTCATAAAATATTTTTTTAACAAGTCGAATATAAACTTGTTTTGTTACAATCTAAAGCGTAATTAGATGTATAAAATTTTGAGTTTTAACAAATTTCAAAAATTAATTAATCTTAAATTTCATTTTTCTCTGTAGGATTTTCTTCCTCAAAGTTAGAGACCACTGATGAAATAGCTATCTCAATTCGTTCTTTATCAGTATCATACCTTGGATTAATTCCTTTTTTCTCAGGGAAATTTTCGATAGTAACAGTTGTTGATGGAAACGCAAATTCTACACCCAATTCTTTGGCTAATTTTACGATTGCAATATGTAATTTGTGTTTTGAAGATTGCTCTAAATTCCAATCTAAACTTCTAAAATAAACATTTACCAAAATCAATAAAGCTGAGTCACCAAATCCAATAAATTCGGCATTAAAAGCATCTTTTCTAGAATCTGGATGAACCATGATTAGTTCACGAACTCCCTTTACAAAAGCATCAATTAATTCTGGTGGTGTATCATAGCGCAAACCCAGCTCAGTTCTATGCCTTCTAAAAAGTAACATTCCTCTGTTATTAATTACAATTTCAGATAATTTACTATTCGGAATTTGAAAAATTGAAGTGTCAGCTGCACGTACTCTTGTGGAGCGAAAACCAACTTGTTCAACTGTACCCTCTAATTCTGACGTTACAATCCAATCACCAATATGAAACGGTTTGTCAATAAAAATCATGATAGTTCCTATCAAATTTTTAACAGTATCTTGAGACGCCAATGCAAATGCCAAACCTCCAATTGTTGCACCTGCTAATAAAGTTGTTGTATCAACACCTAAAATGTGTAACATTCTAAAAGAACCAATTACTACTACAACAACTGTTAAAAAATTACGTAAAATAGGTACCAATTGATCGTCTAATTTCGATTCAGTTTTACTTGTAAAATCTTCATAAAGTTTCATTACAACTTTCACTAACTTTAAGAAAACATAAATCCAAAAGATAGTTTCTGCAATATTTAAAGTCATAAAAACCCAAGCATTTACATCTAAAGAGAACTGTAATGAAGGAAAAACCGCATCAATAATTTTAATTCCAACTACCAAACTAATTGGATGTGCTAATTTTTTGAGTATTAATTTTGCTTCAGAATTAGAATCTTTATGAGTGATTTTTTCTTGAAGAGCTTGCAAAATCCAAAAGGATATTTTTTTGATAATAATTACCATCAAAACAGTAAAAGCAAGTAAAAGTAAAATACCCACAAACTGCCAAAGTTCAATTCCGAATACTTTTTTATAACCAGAAACAGGAATCATTTCTTGCAATTTATGCACATACCAGGGAAAAACCTGATTGTAAAGAGTATCTATTTGTGCAACAGTTTCTTCAGAATAATACCAGCTTCCATTTATCTTTTCTACAGAAATTTGCGGCATTCTTAGAGGAAAAATGACATATTTATAAACCCTTCTATAGCCAATGGTATCATTATAATTTGGATCATTTGGGATTTTATTGAAATCAATAAATAAACCCTTTCCATCCAAAATTTTTTTCAGTTTGATGGCTTTATCAATCGCATCCTTTTGTTTCAATCCAAAAAAAGTTTTGGAAGCTTTTATCGGTTGAAATGTTTCTTCTTGCAAAAAATACAAATGCGTATAAATTGTAGCATTAGGATTGCTTAAATCGACATTGACTTTTTCTTGAGCAACAAAAAATTGAGTAGAAAATAAAAAAAGAAAAATGATTTTTTTCATAGTGGTTGGATGTTAATTGTAAATTAAAATCAACTGCAAAGTTAAACCTTTTACAAAATTATATGTCAAAGGAGCAACAATAAAAAATAAAACAATCTAAAAAATGAAAAATTTAGCAACATTAATCTTACTTGCAATTGCAGTTACATTTACAGCAAATGCTCAAGAAAAAACAGCACAAAAAAACAAACAAAACAGACCTCAGTTTACTGTTGAACAACATACAGAATTAACTGTAAAACGAATGACCTTAGCGTTAGATTTGAACGAAAAGCAACAAAATCAAATCAAACCTTTGTTAATGGCACAAGCTACTCAAAGAAAAGCTGCCATGGAAAAAATTAAAAAAGCCAGAGAAAACAAACAAAGACCTACTGATGAAGAAATCTTTGCGATGGAAAATCAAAAATTGGACAATCAAATTGCAATGAAAAACAAAATGAAAGAAATTTTAACAAAAGAGCAATTTGATAAATTTGAAAAAATGGCTAAAATGAGAAAAATGAAAGGTAAAAAAATGATGGAAGCTCGAAAAGGCATGAAAAAAAGAATGCACGAAAACGAGGGTAAAAAATAGTAATTTTGGTTAATTGGTTTTTAAAAGCTCAACTTTCTTTGTAAAGTTGAGCTTTTTTATTCTTTAAACCAACTGGAATATTTTACATAATTGTTGGCAATTCTGTCTATTTCTACAGAAATTAATTCTTTAGAAATATCTTTCACTTTTTTAGCAGGAACGCCTGCATAAATACTGCCACTTTCAACATGTGTATTTTTGGTTACAACTGCTCCTGCAGCAATAATTGAATTTGATTCAACAATACAATCATCCATAATAATAGCTCCCATACCAACCAAAACATTATCGTGAATTGTACAACCATGCACAATTGCATTGTGTCCAATTGATACATTATTTCCGATATTTGTGGGAGATTTTAGGTACGTTGCATGGATTACAGCTCCATCTTGAATGTTTACTTTATCACCCATTTTTATGTAATGCACATCACCTCTAATCACAGCATTGAACCAAACACTGCATTGTTTACCAATAAAAACTTCACCAACAATGGTCGCATTTTCTGCAATGTAACAATCTTCAGAAATTTGTGGATGTTTTCCGTTAACAGGCTTTATAATGGGCATTTTATAATGGTTTTTGAGATTATATTTCATCAATAAAGATATAAAAAACAATCAAACTCGCTCTAGAAATTTGTACTGATTTTAACCCAAAATATTTTTTGGCATCACAATTGATATTTCAAAAAATATAAATTATAAAAAATATCATCTCAAAAAACATTCTTATGAAATCACTAATTTTAAAAACTACAGCACTTTTTTTCATTTGTACTCAAATTGGATTTGCGAATCCAACTTCTTCAAAAAAAGTTAAAAAACAAACCATTAAAATGGCAATTCTTTTAGATACTAGCAATAGTATGGATGGTTTGATTGATCAAGCTAAAGCACAACTTTGGCAAATTGTAAATGAATTGTCTTATGCAAAATATGGCATTACAAAACCCGATTTAGAAATTTCAATTTATGAATATGGAAATGCAAGTTTGGCTGCTGAAGAAGGATTTATAAGAATGGTTTTACCTTTTAATAGTGATTTAGATGAAATTTCAGAAAAATTATTTTCTTTAAAAACCAATGGCGGAAGTGAATATTGTGGACAAGTGATTGATATGGCTGTAAAAGAATTGGCTTGGGGAAAAAATGAAGATGATTTAAAACTGCTTTTTATAGCTGGAAATGAGCCATTTACACAAGGAAAAGTTAGTTATAAAGAAGCCATTTCAACTGCAAAAGAAAAAGGAATTTTAGTAAATACTATTTTTTGTGGAGACTATTCTAATGGCATTTCAGGAATGTGGAAAGATGGTGCAGCATTGGGTGGAGGAGATTATATGACGATTGATCACAATAAAAAAATTGTTCAAATCATTACTCCTTATGATGATGAAATTATCATTTTGAATAAAAAATTAAACGGAACATATATTTATTATGGAGAAAAGGGTTCTGAAAATAAATCAAAACAATACAAACAAGATGTAAATGCCGCAGAACTAAATGAAATGGTTATTGTCAATAGAGCCATCAGTAAAAGCTCACGTTTATATGAAAACTCAACGTGGGATCTTGTAGATGCTTTAGAGAAAAAGAATGTTGATTTAGAGAAAATTGACAAAAAATCCTTGCCAAAAGAACTTCAAAATAAATCAGCTAGTGAATTGAAAAATTTCATTGCGTTAAAAACAAAAGAACGCAAAGAAATTCAAACAAAAATTAGAGAATTAGATACTAAAAGAAAAAAGTTTATTGCTACAAAACAACTCGAAACAAATGAAAAAGATGTTTTAGAGAATGTGATGATTCAATCAATTAAAAAACAAGCTTTGTTGAAAAATTATTCTTGGTAAATAACAATTAATAAATAAATGAATAAAATAAGCTCCAAAATTTGGAGCTTATTTTATTTTTAATACTTGTCCAATTGAAATCGTATTGTCTTTCAACCCATTACGATCTTTTAAATCTTCAACAGAAATCATAAATCGTTTAGAAATAGAATATAAAGTATCTCCTTTTTGCACTTCGTACAAAACATTTTTATCTATTTTCTCCTCAGGATTTTCATCGATTTTTTTATCAACTTTTGCGTATTTAACATCCTTCTCTTTGACATCATCAAACTCATGTAATTTATAATCTTCAATAATTTTAATGAGTTTTTCAGGATATTTTGGATCTGTTGCATATCCAGCATCTTTCAAACCTCTAGCCCACTTTTTATAGTCTTTTGTTCCGAAAGAAAACAAAAATTCATACCTTTTTCTTTGTGTTAAAAATGCAGAATGATCTTCATATGAAGTCTCTGGATATTCATATTTTCGGAAACATTCGCCTTTTTCATCATCATCATGCGTAACACTTTCTCCTGTCCAATTTGTATGACATTTGATGCCAAAATGATTGTTTGATTTCAAGGCCAATTCACTTCTTCCACTTCCAGATTCTAACACTCCTTGGGCCAATGTAATACTTGCAGGAATTTTATGAGTATGCATTTTTTTAACCGCAATTGGAGCAAATTTTTCAATATATTCTAATGTAAACTTATTCAGATTTACTTCAGTATCTTTCAGTTTTTCAACATGTTTTGTTTCGTTGACAGATGGCAATTTAACAGGTTCTTTTTCAACAACTTTTACCACTTTTTTCTTTCCTGGTTTTACGAACGTTTTTTTGGATGCACAACTTGCTGCAACCAGTAAAATAAAGCAAAATAGTATATTTTTAAAACTCATTATCAATGTATAATTTCCTCGTTATTTTTCTGTAATTTTTGATTTACTCCCTGAATTCCCTGCAAACCCCCTGTATGAATTGCCAAAATTTTTGATTCTTTTTGAAATCCGTCATTTTTAATGATTTCCAACAAACCAAAAATCATTTTTGCAGTATAAATTGGGTCTAACAACACATTTGTTTCTTTTTTAAAATCATTGATAAAACGAATCAATGTTTGATTATATTTTGCATATCCACCAAAATGAAAATTGGTTTGCAACTCCCAATTAGACTTCTTTGCATACTTTTCAATTTCTGATGATAAAAAATCCTCTTTCAACGCAGGAAATCCAATTACTTTTTGATGATTTTCAGAAGCATTTATAAATCCTGAAATTGTACCTCCTGTACCAACTGCACAACAAATATAATCGAAAATTGAATCTTCAGCTACTAAAATTTCTTCACAACCTCTGATTGCCAATTCATTTGTTCCACCTTCAGGAATCAAATAAAAGTCACCAAGTTTTTGTTTTAACTCTTCTAAAAAAATAGTTGAAGTTTTATTCCTATAAATTTCTCTTGAAACAAATTCGAAAGTCATTCCGTTTTTGTGAGCTTCGTGTAAAGTAGGATTTTCAAGAATTGTTTGTTGAAAATTCATTGCCAACTCATCACCTCTAATAATTCCAATGGTTTTAAAACCCATTATTTTTCCAGCAACTGCAGTAGCCACAATATGATTAGAAAACGCGCCACCAAAAGTTACTAATGTTTTATAACTTTGATTTTTAGCTTCTTGAAGATTGTATTTAAGTTTTCGAAATTTATTTCCTGACACAAAAGGATGAATTTCATCTTCTCTTTTGATAAACAATTCCACTTGTTTTTCAGCTAATATCGGCAAAAAAATGGATTGGTTTCTTGTTGAAATTAGTTGGTTAAAAAAATCAGGAGTTGTTTCCAAATAAAAGTTTCTTTACGCTTTTAATACCATTAACTAAAACTTTCAACTTCGGCTTCAATACGTTCCCATTCGTGCATTAATTGTTCCATAGATGCTTTTTTGGCATTGTACTTCTCAAAGAATTCTGGTTTTGTAGAAACCTCTGCATAATTTTTTTCTAATTCAGCATCTAATTTTTCCAATTCTAATTCTAAAGCCGAAATTTCTGCTTCAATTTTAGAAAGCTTGTTATTCAGCTTTTTCAAATCTTTATCTTGCTCTTTTGATGCTTGGATATTTTCTTTTTTCTCAACAGATTTTTCTTCTTTGATTACGGTTCTTTTTTCTGCATCACGCAAACTTTCCATTTTATGTTGTTCTAAGAAATAATCAATATCACCTAAATATTCTTTGATTACGTGGTCTTTAAATCCGTAAACTGTTGTGGTTAATCCTTGTAAAAATTCACGGTCGTGAGAAACTAAAATCAATGTTCCATTGAATTGTTTCAACGCTTCTTTCAATACATTTTTAGAGGCAATATCCAAGTGATTTGTAGGCTCATCCATAATCAACACATTGAATGGTTGCAACAATAACTTACACAAAGCCAATCTATTACGTTCTCCACCTGACAACACTTTGGCTTTTTTATCTACTGCATCACCTCCAAATAAAAATGCTCCAAGCATATCTCTAACGCGCATTCTATTGGTATCAGTTGCGGCTTCTTCCATGATTTCTAACACCGTTTTTTCTGGCGGTAAATATTCAGATTGATTTTGGGCAAAATACCCTACTTGCACATTGTGACCTAATTTTAAATGTCCTTTAAACGGAATTTCGCCAACCATCATTTTGGCTAATGTAGATTTTCCTTGTCCATTTTGACCTACAAAAGCGATTTTACTATTGCGTTCAATCAATAAATTGACGTTTTCTAAAATCTTTTTATCTCCATAATATTTAGAAACATTTTCAGCTTCAACAATGATTCTTCCTGGTTCTTTTGAAATGGCAAAACGCACATTCATCACAGCATTATCATCTTGATCAACTTCAATGCGTTCTACTTTATCCAATTGTTTGATAAGAGATTGTGCCATAGAAGCTTTGTTGGCTTTTGCACGGAATTTATCAATCAACATTTGTTTTGCTTTGATTTCTTTTTCTTGATTTTTTTGTGCTTGTAACTGTTTTTCTTTGATTTCTCCACGCAATTCTAAAAACTGAGAATAGGGTTTTTTGTAATCGTAAATTTGACCTAACGAAATTTCAATAGTTCTATTGGTTACATT encodes:
- a CDS encoding mechanosensitive ion channel family protein, producing the protein MKKIIFLFLFSTQFFVAQEKVNVDLSNPNATIYTHLYFLQEETFQPIKASKTFFGLKQKDAIDKAIKLKKILDGKGLFIDFNKIPNDPNYNDTIGYRRVYKYVIFPLRMPQISVEKINGSWYYSEETVAQIDTLYNQVFPWYVHKLQEMIPVSGYKKVFGIELWQFVGILLLLAFTVLMVIIIKKISFWILQALQEKITHKDSNSEAKLILKKLAHPISLVVGIKIIDAVFPSLQFSLDVNAWVFMTLNIAETIFWIYVFLKLVKVVMKLYEDFTSKTESKLDDQLVPILRNFLTVVVVVIGSFRMLHILGVDTTTLLAGATIGGLAFALASQDTVKNLIGTIMIFIDKPFHIGDWIVTSELEGTVEQVGFRSTRVRAADTSIFQIPNSKLSEIVINNRGMLLFRRHRTELGLRYDTPPELIDAFVKGVRELIMVHPDSRKDAFNAEFIGFGDSALLILVNVYFRSLDWNLEQSSKHKLHIAIVKLAKELGVEFAFPSTTVTIENFPEKKGINPRYDTDKERIEIAISSVVSNFEEENPTEKNEI
- a CDS encoding gamma carbonic anhydrase family protein — its product is MPIIKPVNGKHPQISEDCYIAENATIVGEVFIGKQCSVWFNAVIRGDVHYIKMGDKVNIQDGAVIHATYLKSPTNIGNNVSIGHNAIVHGCTIHDNVLVGMGAIIMDDCIVESNSIIAAGAVVTKNTHVESGSIYAGVPAKKVKDISKELISVEIDRIANNYVKYSSWFKE
- a CDS encoding vWA domain-containing protein produces the protein MKSLILKTTALFFICTQIGFANPTSSKKVKKQTIKMAILLDTSNSMDGLIDQAKAQLWQIVNELSYAKYGITKPDLEISIYEYGNASLAAEEGFIRMVLPFNSDLDEISEKLFSLKTNGGSEYCGQVIDMAVKELAWGKNEDDLKLLFIAGNEPFTQGKVSYKEAISTAKEKGILVNTIFCGDYSNGISGMWKDGAALGGGDYMTIDHNKKIVQIITPYDDEIIILNKKLNGTYIYYGEKGSENKSKQYKQDVNAAELNEMVIVNRAISKSSRLYENSTWDLVDALEKKNVDLEKIDKKSLPKELQNKSASELKNFIALKTKERKEIQTKIRELDTKRKKFIATKQLETNEKDVLENVMIQSIKKQALLKNYSW
- a CDS encoding glucosaminidase domain-containing protein; protein product: MSFKNILFCFILLVAASCASKKTFVKPGKKKVVKVVEKEPVKLPSVNETKHVEKLKDTEVNLNKFTLEYIEKFAPIAVKKMHTHKIPASITLAQGVLESGSGRSELALKSNNHFGIKCHTNWTGESVTHDDDEKGECFRKYEYPETSYEDHSAFLTQRKRYEFLFSFGTKDYKKWARGLKDAGYATDPKYPEKLIKIIEDYKLHEFDDVKEKDVKYAKVDKKIDENPEEKIDKNVLYEVQKGDTLYSISKRFMISVEDLKDRNGLKDNTISIGQVLKIK
- a CDS encoding 1-aminocyclopropane-1-carboxylate deaminase/D-cysteine desulfhydrase, with product METTPDFFNQLISTRNQSIFLPILAEKQVELFIKREDEIHPFVSGNKFRKLKYNLQEAKNQSYKTLVTFGGAFSNHIVATAVAGKIMGFKTIGIIRGDELAMNFQQTILENPTLHEAHKNGMTFEFVSREIYRNKTSTIFLEELKQKLGDFYLIPEGGTNELAIRGCEEILVAEDSIFDYICCAVGTGGTISGFINASENHQKVIGFPALKEDFLSSEIEKYAKKSNWELQTNFHFGGYAKYNQTLIRFINDFKKETNVLLDPIYTAKMIFGLLEIIKNDGFQKESKILAIHTGGLQGIQGVNQKLQKNNEEIIH
- a CDS encoding ABC-F family ATP-binding cassette domain-containing protein; the protein is MLNVHNLTVTFMGTDLFSGITFKLNKGDRIGLIGKNGAGKSTLLKVLSRDIESSGGTMAFDKDVRIGFLRQDIDFVQGRTILEEAYQAFVEIKEIEVRLEHINEQLVTRTDYESEEYSQLIHDLTDLTERYELLGGYNYQGDTEKILQGLGFQREDFDKLTDTFSGGWRMRIELAKLLLQNNDILLLDEPTNHLDIESIIWLENFLKSYPGAIVLVSHDKMFLDNVTNRTIEISLGQIYDYKKPYSQFLELRGEIKEKQLQAQKNQEKEIKAKQMLIDKFRAKANKASMAQSLIKQLDKVERIEVDQDDNAVMNVRFAISKEPGRIIVEAENVSKYYGDKKILENVNLLIERNSKIAFVGQNGQGKSTLAKMMVGEIPFKGHLKLGHNVQVGYFAQNQSEYLPPEKTVLEIMEEAATDTNRMRVRDMLGAFLFGGDAVDKKAKVLSGGERNRLALCKLLLQPFNVLIMDEPTNHLDIASKNVLKEALKQFNGTLILVSHDREFLQGLTTTVYGFKDHVIKEYLGDIDYFLEQHKMESLRDAEKRTVIKEEKSVEKKENIQASKEQDKDLKKLNNKLSKIEAEISALELELEKLDAELEKNYAEVSTKPEFFEKYNAKKASMEQLMHEWERIEAEVESFS